The DNA sequence TGCCGAGGTTGGTGACCAGGTACTCCTTGGCCAACTCGACGTTTGCGATCGGCAGCGGCTTGTCGCCGTTCGCGAGCCGGGTGAACTCCTTGAGGATGGAGTTCGCCATGGGCATGTCGACGCTGCCGAGGCCGGCCAGCTCGCGAATGACCATGGCCACTTCGTGCTGTTCGAGCCCGCGCAGGAGGGGGCCCGACTTGTCGATCCCGAGCTTGAGGATGAGGATCGCGGCCTTGCGGGCGCCGGAGAGGCCCGAGAGGTCGTCGATCCCGCGTGCCGCCAGCGCAGCAGCGGTCGAAGCCGAGCCTGCGGGGATTGGACTTGCCGAGGGAAGGGCCGAGCTGGTGCTCACCGACGGTGTGGAGGTGTCGGCAGGGCTCATGCGATCGGCTCCCGTTCGCTCAGCCACAGGCGGAGCAGGTCGGCAACCTCATCGGGCTGGTTCTCGATCAGTTCGAAGATGTCGGCCTCGCGCTCGGCGATCTCGGCCTTGGCCGCCTCGATCTCGGCCTGGGTCTCTTCGGCGGTCGGCAGCGCTGCGAGGTCGACACCGTTCAGGTCGATCGACTCGATCACGTTGTCCTTCTTGCCCTTGCGGAGCATCAGGATCGAGAAGACGACGATGACCAGAGCGATGAGGGCCGTTGCACCGGTACGGATGAGGCCGATCAGGCTCTCGGTGCCCTGGGCCGACGCCGCCTCTTCCAGCGCCAGCGCCTCGGCTTCGGCAGCGGCGGTGTCGAACGGCAGGGCCTGCACGGCGACCACATCGCCACGAGCGGCCTGCACACCGACGGCGGCGCCGACGAGGTTCTCGAAGTTGGTCAGCGATGCTGCATCGTCGAGCCCGGCCTCCGCCAGCACGGTCTGGTCGAGCACGACCGCGACGGAGACCGACGTCGGCGTACCGGGCGCTTCGGTCCGCGTGGTGACGGTCTCGTCGTACAGGTACGCGTTGTCCGCCTCACGGAGGCGGTAGTAGAGCTCGTTGCCCTCGGCGATCGTCACCGGGTCGACGAGGTTGTCCTCGGTGCCGAGAAGTCCGGTGTCGAGCTGATCGTTGGGAGCGATGTAGTCCTCGGCGCGGGTGGTGTCGCTCTCGATGACCTGGACACCGTTGGCGTCGAGGACCGGCGTGCGCTGCCGGGTCTCGGACTGGCTCTGGCTGAAGTCGAGGGCCGCCGTGACCGTGACCCGCGCGTTCCCCGGACCGACGACACCTTCGAGCATGGCCTGCACCTTCGCTTCGAGCGCGTTCTGGTACTCGGTAGCGATGTCCATCGACGAGCCACCGGCCACACCGCCAACGCCACCGGTCACCCCGGGTGCGGCGTAGACGTTGCCGGCCGTGTCGCTCACGGCAACGTTCTCGGGCGTCAGGCCCTCGACCGATCCGGTGACGATCGCGATGATGGTCTGGACCTCGGAGTCGGTGAGTCGGCCCGAGCCCAGGTTCACCGAGACGGTGGCCTTCGAGTACACCTCGTCGTTGGAGAACAGGTCGGCCTCGGGCATCACGATGCTGACCCGGGAGGTCTTCACTGCGTCCATCCCATTGATGGTCTTTTCGAGCTCACCCTGCAGCGCCCGCTGATAGCCGGTGCGCTGATCGAACTCCGAGGTGGTGAAGCCGTTCTGGTCGAGGATCTCCCAGCCTTCGGGGCCGGAGCTGACACCGGCCTGGCTGAGTGCGATCCGCGTGGCATTCACCTGGTCGACGGGCACGTAGATGGATCGACCATCAGGCCCGAGCTCGTAGGGCACACCAATGGTGGTGAGCTCGGTCGTGATCTCCGCTGCGGTGCCCGAGTCGAGGCCGCCGTAGAGGAAGCCCATCTGGGTACCGCCGCCGAGCGTCGACAGGAAATAGATCACGGCGAGTGTGGCGAAGAAGGCGCCGCCGAGCTGTAGACGCTGTTGCATGGTCATCCGGCTGATCGAGGCGCCGACACCGTCCTTGACGGCAACGATGGAGGTTCCAGCCATGTCAGACCTGCATTCTCATGATCTCGTTGAATGCCTCGACGGCCCGGTTGCGCACGGCAACGGTCACCTCGGTCATCAACTGGGCTTCGGTCGTCGCCATCATGAAGTCGCTGATGGACGACAGGTCGCCGGTGGCGGCAGCTCGCGACGCCGCATCAGCGCGACGTTCGGCCGCACCGAGGGAATCGAGCGCACCGCCGATCTGGTCGGCGATGCTCGTGTCGGACGACTCGGCCGCTGCCGCGTACCGGGCGGATTCGACCCGACCACCGAGTCCGGCGACGCTCACGCCGCCTACGGGGCTGATCACTAGCGGCCCCCGATCTCGAGTGCTCGACGGTACGCGTCCCGAGCCCGCTCGAAGGCGGACACGTTCGCTTGGTACGCCCGCTGGGCGATCAGCATGTGGGTCATCTGGTCGGAAAGACTCATGTCGGGAGCTCGCACCATTCCTTCGGCGTCGGCGAGTGGGTGGGTGGGGTCGTAGATGGTGATGCCTTCGGGGTTGCCGAAGCGGGCTTCGGTCACGACGGCGCCTGCGGGTTTGCCATTGCGGGAGGCGGAGGACACCACGACCATGCGTTCCTGATACGCAGCTTCATCAGTGCTGCGGATCGTGTTCACGTTGGCGATGTTGTCCGAGACGGCGTCGAGCCAGGTCTGGTAGACGTCCATGCCGGACGTCGAGATGCCGAGGCTGCGGAAGATCTCCATCGACTACGACCAGGTCGCTCGGAGTTGGCGGTACTGGGCGTTCAGTGCCTCGGTCACCAGCTGCTGGTGGAGGTTGTTCTCCTCGAGGGCGGTGATCTCGTGGTCGAGACGGACGTTGTTGCCGTCGAAGCGGGTGGGATCGAGCGAGATCGAATGGGTCACCCCGGCGCGTTCGGGTCGGCCGTCCTGGATCGCACGGCGCAGCGACGCTGCGAAGTCGACCTCCTGGGCGAGGTAGCCCGGGGTCTCGACGTTCGAGATGTTGTTCTCGTGCGCCTGGCGCTGGACGTCGAGTCCGCGCAGTGCTGCTCCGAGCGTCTGGGTGGTGAGGTCGCTGATGAACACGACCACGCTCCTTTGTTGGACGAGGTTCGGCTGCCGTCGTCGTCTGTCGATGACAGGCGAAGTCGGCACGTACGGCGCCCGTCCATGGGCGTGACATGTGTTGCTTCGATCCGGACCGAATGGGGTTCGGATCGACCCGCTCAGCTTCCCGCTGGACTACAGCCTCGGTAGCCATTCGAGAATCGTGAGTGAGTCGTGCGTCTCATCTCTCGAAACGATCCCCCCAGGTCCAACGCCCCACCCCCGCCCCTCACCACCCGCACCCCTCACCTCGTCCGCCCGCGCCCCCACCTGCGGCCGCCAACCACCAACCGCACCCAGCCCAGCCCACCGACGCCAACCTTCGGGCCACCGTCCAAACCAGCACAACCTCCGGGGCTCCGCGCTTCAGGCCGAACGCAGGCTCGGAGGTTGTCAGAGATCGAACGGTGCCCCGGAGGTTGGGCCTTTGCTCGTCCCACACCCGCTGCCGATCCAATCTCGTCCATCTCTTGCTTTTTACTTTTAATTACGTTTAACTCTCCACATGGCGGAATCAGTGGATCAACGAATCGTTCAGCTCGCGGGCCTGCATCACGGGGCGGTCTCATCCAAGGAGCTGCAGCGAGCGGGCATCAGTCGATCGTCGATCAC is a window from the Acidimicrobiales bacterium genome containing:
- a CDS encoding flagellar hook-basal body complex protein FliE encodes the protein MISPVGGVSVAGLGGRVESARYAAAAESSDTSIADQIGGALDSLGAAERRADAASRAAATGDLSSISDFMMATTEAQLMTEVTVAVRNRAVEAFNEIMRMQV
- a CDS encoding flagellar basal body rod C-terminal domain-containing protein, whose amino-acid sequence is MEIFRSLGISTSGMDVYQTWLDAVSDNIANVNTIRSTDEAAYQERMVVVSSASRNGKPAGAVVTEARFGNPEGITIYDPTHPLADAEGMVRAPDMSLSDQMTHMLIAQRAYQANVSAFERARDAYRRALEIGGR
- the fliF gene encoding flagellar basal-body MS-ring/collar protein FliF gives rise to the protein MAGTSIVAVKDGVGASISRMTMQQRLQLGGAFFATLAVIYFLSTLGGGTQMGFLYGGLDSGTAAEITTELTTIGVPYELGPDGRSIYVPVDQVNATRIALSQAGVSSGPEGWEILDQNGFTTSEFDQRTGYQRALQGELEKTINGMDAVKTSRVSIVMPEADLFSNDEVYSKATVSVNLGSGRLTDSEVQTIIAIVTGSVEGLTPENVAVSDTAGNVYAAPGVTGGVGGVAGGSSMDIATEYQNALEAKVQAMLEGVVGPGNARVTVTAALDFSQSQSETRQRTPVLDANGVQVIESDTTRAEDYIAPNDQLDTGLLGTEDNLVDPVTIAEGNELYYRLREADNAYLYDETVTTRTEAPGTPTSVSVAVVLDQTVLAEAGLDDAASLTNFENLVGAAVGVQAARGDVVAVQALPFDTAAAEAEALALEEAASAQGTESLIGLIRTGATALIALVIVVFSILMLRKGKKDNVIESIDLNGVDLAALPTAEETQAEIEAAKAEIAEREADIFELIENQPDEVADLLRLWLSEREPIA